One region of Centropristis striata isolate RG_2023a ecotype Rhode Island chromosome 3, C.striata_1.0, whole genome shotgun sequence genomic DNA includes:
- the slc2a11a gene encoding solute carrier family 2, facilitated glucose transporter member 11 yields the protein MSPAGAQKSSPLTLVLMVASASIGGTLQYGYNLAIMNAPTTFIQTFINETFLERWDIQLEDYQVTLVWTIIVSIFSLGGFAGAIIAGPMTIRFGRKKCLLLNNVFLMAGALLAVTSRAAKSFEMIIISRVLVGINAGISMNVQPMYFGESAPKHLRGAISLSSAVFTAFGVVLGQVVGLREILGSEPCWQYLLASNAVPGLIQLLTLPWFPESPRYLLIDRGDKEACINALRRLRGCEVQNSELDEILQEQAETKGLRPRRPWELFTDRSVRWQLISVMVISSAMQLCGNDSIYFYASYVFKEAGVSNEKIQYITIGTGTCEFTACIMCNLLIERKGRRFMLMGGYILMTVWAVVFTIALSLEHYVSWMPYLSMACIFTYILSFGMGPAGVTGVLPTEIFNQTARPAAYMIAGSMMWINLFITGMLFPFLVRELSEYCFVPFGVVCMLSALFVGLFLPETKGKSLSAITSEFHKLNFKGQDEMCVSTQAQYQLGEVCLSSSL from the exons ATGTCGCCTGCTGGTGCACAGAAG AGCAGTCCTCTGACTTTGGTGCTAATGGTTGCTTCTGCTTCCATTGGAGGAACTCTTCAATATGGATACAACCTCGCCATAATGAACGCTCCAACAACA TTTATCCAAACATTTATCAATGAGACATTCTTGGAGCGCTGGGACATCCAGTTGGAGGACTACCAGGTTACTCTAGTCTGGACAATTATTGTCTCCATCTTCTCGTTGGGGGGATTTGCGGGGGCTATTATTGCGGGACCAATGACCATACGCTTCGGGAG AAAGAAATGCCTGCTGTTGAACAACGTTTTCCTCATGGCTGGAGCACTCTTAGCTGTGACCAGCAGAGCAGCCAAGTCCTTCGAGATGATCATTATCTCGCGTGTCCTAGTTGGAATAAATGCTG GGATTAGCATGAATGTGCAGCCCATGTATTTCGGAGAAAGTGCACCAAAGCACTTAAGAGGGGCCATCTCATTGTCATCAGCTGTTTTCACAGCATTTGGTGTCGTGTTGGGACAGGTGGTCGGACTCAG agaGATTCTGGGCAGCGAGCCGTGTTGGCAGTATCTCCTTGCCAGTAATGCCGTTCCTGGACTCATCCAGCTCCTCACGCTGCCGTGGTTCCCAGAGAGCCCCAGATACCTGCTGATCGACAGGGGAGACAAGGAGGCCTGTATAAACG CTTTGAGACGGCTGCGAGGCTGCGAGGTCCAGAACAGCGAGCTCGATGAGATCCTGCAGGAACAGGCTGAAACCAAAGGCCTGAGGCCTCGTCGACCCTGGGAGCTTTTTACTGACCGCTCGGTGCGCTGGCAGCTCATCAGCGTCATGGTCATCAGCAGCGCCATGCAGCTCTGCGGGAATGACTCG atttaCTTCTATGCATCATATGTATTCAAAGAGGCTGGAGTATCTAATGAAAAAATCCAATACATCACAATTGGCACTGGCACGTGTGAATTCACAGCCTGTATAATGTGT AACCTGCTGATTGAGCGCAAAGGTCGGAGGTTCATGCTGATGGGAGGGTACATCCTCATGACTGTCTGGGCTGTCGTCTTCACAATCGCTCTGTCTCTTGAG CACTATGTATCCTGGATGCCGTACCTCAGCATGGCCTGCATCTTCACCTACATTCTCAGCTTCGGAATGGGACCAG CTGGAGTGACGGGCGTTCTGCCCACAGAGATCTTCAATCAGACAGCGCGGCCAGCAGCCTATATGATCGCTGGCTCCATGATGTGGATCAACCTTTTCATCACTGGGATGCTCTTTCCATTTCTAGTG AGGGAGTTGAGTGAGTACTGCTTTGTGCCTTTCGGAGTGGTCTGCATGCTGTCAGCGCTGTTTGTCGGCCTGTTTCTGCCTGAGACCAAAGGGAAGTCTCTGTCCGCCATCACAAGTGAATTCCACAAACTCAACTTTAAAGGCCAGGATGAAATGTGTGTGTCGACTCAAGCTCAGTATCAGCTGGGCGAAGTGTGTCTGTCCTCGTCGTTGTAG
- the LOC131969152 gene encoding solute carrier family 2, facilitated glucose transporter member 11-like, which yields MDFSSTKLQYWRLYLLSLVLGIGGSFQYGIQVSVIASPAEHIKSFVNQTRLLRSGVPVDKSTNQLIWSFIVAVLSLGAWAGAIHSGSLPVTYGRKKALLINNVVAMVAALLMLFSRTAKSFEMIFLGRFLYGYNVGLGLSVHLMYLGESSPKKLRGFMTLTGAIFMAFGKVTGQIIGIKEMMGTEAMWPYLLAVSGVPAILQFVGLLFFPEAPRYLYIDKGDTEGCKKALQWLWQEENLKMELDDMQKERESAQGEKAKTVKDVLCSRCVRWQLLTLIIPCAGIQFCGINALYFYAFDIFRESGVPEDQMHYLAIGTGATELFTAMICSFLIDQAGRKRLIGYGYLMMGITMCALTVMLSIKDLNSWIPYVNIALIFCVISIYGFGPAGTSMALCADLFLQAWRPAAYVISGTINWLGMFLVGMLFKYIVDGLGQFCFLIFVAYTVLSAAFVIYFVPETKGKMMVEIMEDFNKLNYKKCVSADIERTDIDLATKL from the exons atggatttttcATCAACAAAG CTGCAGTACTGGAGACTTTACCTGCTGTCGCTGGTGTTGGGGATCGGGGGATCCTTTCAGTACGGGATCCAAGTTTCTGTCATCGCCTCTCCAGCAGAG CACATTAAGAGTTTTGTGAACCAGACAAGGTTGTTGAGGTCCGGCGTTCCAGTGGACAAGTCCACCAACCAGCTCATCTGGTCCTTCATCGTGGCTGTGTTGAGTCTGGGAGCCTGGGCCGGGGCCATTCACAGCGGCAGCCTTCCTGTCACCTACGGCCg GAAAAAAGCTCTCTTGATCAACAACGTTGTGGCGATGGTCGCTGCTCTTCTCATGCTGTTCAGTCGCACGGCCAAGTCTTTTGAGATGATCTTTCTGGGAAGATTTCTCTATGGATATAACGTTG GTCTCGGGTTGAGTGTTCACCTCATGTACCTCGGGGAGAGTTCTCCAAAGAAACTCAGAGGTTTTATGACTCTCACAGGCGCAATCTTCATGGCATTTGGAAAAGTCACGGGTCAAATAATTGGCATCAA AGAGATGATGGGTACAGAAGCAATGTGGCCGTACCTCTTAGCTGTTAGTGGTGTTCCTGCCATCCTGCAGTTTGTGGGGCTGCTTTTCTTCCCGGAAGCACCTCGATACCTTTACATTGACAAAGGAGACACCGAAGGCTGCAAAAAAG CCTTGCAGTGGCTGTGGCAGGAGGAAAACTTAAAGATGGAGCTGGATGACAtgcaaaaagagagagagagcgctcAGGGAGAGAAGGCCAAGACTGTGAAGGACGTACTCTGCTCTCGCTGTGTGAGATGGCAACTCCTGACTCTGATCATCCCCTGTGCTGGTATTCAGTTCTGCGGCATCAACGCT CTGTATTTCTACGCCTTCGACATCTTCCGTGAGTCTGGAGTGCCGGAGGACCAGATGCATTACTTGGCTATTGGTACTGGAGCAACAGAGCTCTTCACCGCAATGATTTGT TCTTTCTTGATAGATCAGGCCGGCAGAAAGAGGCTGATAGGCTACGGCTATTTAATGATGGGCATCACCATGTGTGCACTCACAGTCATGCTGTCCATTAAG GATCTGAATTCATGGATCCCTTATGTGAACATTGCTCTGATCTTCTGTGTCATCAGCATCTATGGATTTGGACCTG CTGGCACATCTATGGCTCTTTGTGCTGACCTCTTCTTACAAGCCTGGCGTCCTGCTGCTTATGTGATCAGCGGGACTATCAACTGGCTCGGCATGTTCCTCGTCGGGATGTTGTTCAAATACATTGTG gaTGGACTCGGACAGTTCTGCTTTCTGATTTTCGTGGCTTACACAGTTCTCAGTGCAGCATTTGTGATATATTTTGTCCCAGAGACCAAAGGAAAGATGATGGTAGAGATTATGGAGGACTTCAACAAACTGAATTACAAGAAGTGTGTGAGTGCTGACATTGAAAGGACTGACATTGATCTTGCCACTAAATTATAA